A part of Citrifermentans bremense genomic DNA contains:
- a CDS encoding transglutaminase-like domain-containing protein has protein sequence MLQKGLLLALLILVTAVPCRAKTLVVAGKISSEVTVTQQVTFGVEEKLSELIYRFPLPAAIKVASLNQRLTDHRLKFDPQPDSVKDETDDYGNSYKVVTWRKLAGDARATIVYTTAIDATLAPVKTRAPFPVGQVPEDVRLFLKPTKQVQATDPEVVKKAAELTADAANQGEAVDAVINFVTDHIRYETPPKSYDALYGLSTGTGNCQNYAHLACALLRASGIPARVAVGLTLKDKWKIPLDNRGSSLVQGMGEGLHAWIEVWFPGLGWLPCDPQQSKQFTSTRHIKYAHGLECGEIGTSWRAAPVLPRYSASISSNYSRDLVDLNLKGSGSEPRGYMASFEMIAAAPEVAVLTAPAPLPVPVALPVPVPSLPSLPKPEPKREGKQTPRPEPKPEPKPEPKLEPKPEPKLEPKPEPKPEPKLPSKPVAKPKLPPKPAPKAPVKEAKSELPKPEPQPAPLPKLEPKPLEKEPAPAPAKPAPKPKKKKPSGPPPVEPDAAGRVIFGNTHFPANLDFYTNSGNRGEASLERETAEYATSTSVYAQAFVLDRPLRLEQVSLAMRKFGGDGTVYLDIVADEDGKPGLTRGVRSRPVYLENVKRLPGYGWLDFAVAPDAETFPPGKYWVVLRRSGEAILNWYYTPGKPYSGPDDTRSTARGWQWEDILTYDFVFKVTGRVPR, from the coding sequence ATGCTGCAAAAAGGACTGTTGTTGGCGCTTTTGATCCTGGTTACGGCGGTCCCCTGCCGGGCTAAGACGCTCGTCGTCGCGGGGAAGATCTCCAGCGAGGTCACGGTGACCCAGCAGGTCACCTTCGGCGTCGAGGAAAAGCTCTCCGAGCTCATCTACCGCTTCCCGCTACCGGCGGCGATCAAGGTGGCGAGCCTCAACCAGCGCCTCACCGACCATCGCCTCAAGTTCGACCCTCAGCCCGACTCCGTCAAGGACGAGACCGACGATTACGGCAACAGCTACAAGGTGGTCACCTGGCGCAAGCTCGCGGGAGACGCTCGCGCCACCATCGTCTACACCACCGCCATAGACGCTACGCTAGCGCCGGTCAAGACGCGCGCGCCCTTTCCTGTCGGCCAGGTCCCGGAGGACGTCCGGCTCTTCCTGAAACCGACCAAACAGGTGCAGGCGACGGACCCCGAAGTGGTGAAAAAGGCGGCGGAGCTTACCGCCGACGCCGCCAACCAGGGCGAAGCGGTGGATGCCGTCATCAACTTCGTCACCGACCATATCCGCTACGAGACCCCTCCCAAGTCCTACGACGCCCTCTACGGCCTCTCCACCGGCACCGGCAACTGCCAGAACTACGCGCACCTGGCCTGCGCCCTGTTGCGCGCCTCCGGGATCCCCGCGCGCGTCGCCGTAGGGCTGACCCTCAAGGACAAGTGGAAGATCCCGCTGGACAACCGCGGCTCTTCGCTGGTGCAGGGGATGGGGGAGGGGCTGCACGCCTGGATCGAGGTCTGGTTCCCCGGGCTCGGCTGGCTTCCCTGCGACCCGCAGCAGTCCAAGCAGTTCACCTCCACGCGCCACATAAAATACGCCCATGGTCTGGAATGCGGCGAGATCGGAACCTCCTGGCGGGCGGCCCCGGTGCTGCCGCGCTATAGCGCCTCGATCAGCAGCAACTACAGCCGCGATCTCGTCGACCTGAACCTGAAAGGCTCCGGGAGCGAGCCGCGCGGCTACATGGCGAGCTTCGAGATGATCGCCGCGGCCCCGGAGGTCGCTGTGCTCACGGCGCCTGCACCGCTCCCCGTGCCTGTGGCGCTCCCGGTCCCCGTCCCCTCACTGCCGTCCTTGCCGAAGCCGGAACCGAAGCGCGAGGGTAAGCAGACGCCCAGGCCTGAACCTAAACCGGAACCTAAACCCGAACCAAAACTGGAACCGAAGCCGGAACCGAAACTGGAACCGAAGCCGGAACCGAAGCCGGAACCGAAACTCCCGTCGAAGCCTGTGGCGAAGCCGAAACTTCCGCCCAAGCCGGCACCAAAGGCGCCTGTCAAAGAGGCGAAGAGCGAGCTCCCGAAACCCGAGCCGCAGCCCGCGCCGCTCCCGAAGCTTGAGCCGAAGCCTCTGGAAAAGGAACCGGCCCCGGCACCTGCTAAACCGGCGCCGAAGCCGAAGAAGAAAAAACCGAGCGGGCCGCCGCCGGTCGAGCCTGACGCAGCCGGAAGGGTGATCTTCGGCAACACGCACTTCCCTGCCAACCTCGACTTCTACACCAACAGCGGCAATCGCGGCGAGGCTTCCCTGGAGCGGGAAACGGCGGAATACGCCACCTCCACCAGCGTCTACGCCCAGGCCTTTGTGCTGGATAGGCCGCTCAGGTTGGAACAGGTCTCGCTCGCCATGAGGAAGTTCGGCGGCGACGGCACCGTGTACCTCGACATCGTGGCCGACGAAGATGGGAAGCCCGGGTTGACCCGCGGGGTCCGCTCCCGGCCGGTCTACCTGGAGAACGTCAAACGCCTTCCCGGCTACGGCTGGCTCGATTTCGCCGTCGCGCCCGATGCCGAAACCTTCCCGCCGGGGAAATACTGGGTGGTGCTGCGCCG
- a CDS encoding S-layer homology domain-containing protein, with the protein MMKKTLFMLFALVAVLATVTGCAGPQVRSLSPEDNPEHHYLAGMKALESGGLTVAAEKFDRAVYLDEKFSKAYAGLAIVSAEKVKAQADPKFKAVELERAFANLEKAKKFADRPEEEFDYYAAKVRVHTLVKDENWLKQAEEAFRSGSELKLDERALTYYQGGEALIYYMGVAYLDGLEFQKARDRFADVLNARREGKWHEKADRAWKKADRIVRAMAGITVGEVGKKIAAQDAVTRADLAALLVDELKLDQLFAGRIPVASQLAKMKPEFTPADVLNHPFKEEVLTMMKWKVRGMEPKFDETTKAQLFKPADSVSRGEMAFILEDVLIKLTGDEKLASAYFGQEKSPFPDVRSTSPFYNAVINMTTRGIMEGELSGEFRLNDPVDGADALLAIRVLNQKRNIY; encoded by the coding sequence ATGATGAAAAAAACGCTGTTCATGCTTTTCGCGCTGGTTGCCGTCCTGGCGACGGTGACGGGATGCGCCGGTCCGCAGGTGCGCAGCCTTTCGCCCGAGGATAACCCCGAGCACCACTACCTCGCTGGGATGAAGGCCCTGGAAAGCGGCGGCTTGACTGTCGCCGCGGAGAAGTTCGACCGCGCGGTCTACCTCGACGAGAAGTTCTCCAAGGCGTACGCGGGGCTTGCCATAGTCTCGGCCGAAAAGGTGAAGGCGCAGGCCGATCCCAAGTTCAAGGCGGTGGAGCTGGAACGTGCCTTTGCCAACTTGGAGAAGGCCAAGAAGTTTGCGGACCGCCCCGAGGAGGAATTCGACTACTACGCCGCGAAGGTCCGGGTGCACACCCTGGTCAAGGACGAGAACTGGCTGAAGCAGGCCGAGGAAGCCTTCCGCAGCGGGAGCGAGCTGAAGCTCGACGAGCGGGCGCTCACCTATTACCAGGGGGGCGAGGCGCTCATCTACTACATGGGGGTCGCCTACCTCGACGGCCTCGAGTTCCAGAAGGCGCGCGACCGCTTCGCCGATGTCTTGAACGCCCGCCGCGAAGGGAAGTGGCACGAGAAGGCCGACCGCGCCTGGAAGAAAGCGGACCGCATCGTGCGCGCCATGGCGGGTATCACCGTAGGCGAGGTGGGCAAGAAGATAGCGGCGCAGGATGCCGTCACCCGTGCCGACCTGGCCGCGCTCCTCGTGGACGAACTGAAGCTGGACCAGCTTTTTGCCGGGAGGATCCCGGTTGCCTCGCAGCTCGCGAAGATGAAGCCTGAGTTCACCCCCGCGGATGTCCTGAACCACCCCTTCAAGGAAGAGGTGCTCACCATGATGAAGTGGAAGGTGCGCGGCATGGAGCCCAAGTTCGACGAGACCACCAAGGCGCAGCTCTTCAAGCCCGCCGACAGCGTGAGCCGCGGCGAGATGGCCTTCATCCTGGAGGACGTGCTGATCAAGCTGACCGGCGACGAGAAGCTCGCTTCCGCCTACTTCGGGCAGGAGAAGTCGCCGTTTCCCGACGTCCGGAGCACCTCCCCCTTCTACAACGCGGTGATCAACATGACCACCCGCGGCATCATGGAGGGTGAGCTCTCCGGGGAATTCCGCCTGAACGACCCGGTGGACGGCGCCGACGCACTCCTGGCCATCCGTGTGCTGAACCAGAAGAGGAACATCTACTAA
- a CDS encoding zf-HC2 domain-containing protein, translated as MKKDDSALGKALTRGLTDAEPAEGCPALETAAGLVDGSLSSQERDRLLGHLASCDHCRELFIAASQLSEAPAQQKRHRLLFPSALAVAAVLVIAVTLQLRTVEPDRGMVARSDQAASPQTAASAGRNGDPPPAKEMAQLPDANTERLPAREQIASAAAQRRTGGVPQGNAPDGARLARLLMAKGDPAQLASLSMAQDKNFGFATSADASSVAFRIGVSLMNLEVELIAGDGDRAQAQAARLAPLLESLAGNPDRSPLEWVVAQLERGADPSTLAGASGQLERLVPTEQLPFARLGAWAQGARLAAKTGNRDYLAAGVPRYFGNKVADQGVPVPAVLALKELDQRLKRPGNLDLELVEKELLVLLQAF; from the coding sequence ATGAAAAAGGATGATTCCGCATTAGGAAAGGCGCTAACCAGGGGCTTGACCGACGCCGAGCCGGCAGAAGGATGCCCGGCGCTGGAAACGGCGGCAGGGCTCGTGGACGGGTCGCTTTCCAGCCAGGAGCGCGACCGGTTGCTGGGGCATCTGGCCTCTTGCGACCACTGCCGCGAACTGTTCATCGCGGCTTCACAACTTTCCGAGGCACCGGCGCAGCAGAAGCGGCACCGGTTGCTGTTTCCCTCCGCCCTTGCCGTCGCTGCGGTGCTGGTGATCGCGGTTACGCTCCAGTTGCGGACGGTTGAACCGGACCGGGGGATGGTAGCGCGCTCCGATCAAGCGGCTTCCCCGCAAACGGCGGCTTCCGCCGGGCGAAACGGCGACCCTCCCCCCGCGAAGGAGATGGCGCAGCTCCCCGATGCCAATACGGAACGGTTGCCGGCAAGGGAACAGATCGCGTCTGCCGCCGCCCAACGCAGAACCGGCGGAGTCCCCCAGGGAAACGCACCCGACGGCGCACGGCTGGCCCGGCTGCTGATGGCGAAGGGGGACCCCGCCCAGTTGGCCTCCCTTTCCATGGCCCAGGACAAGAACTTCGGCTTCGCCACCTCGGCGGACGCAAGCAGCGTTGCCTTTCGCATCGGGGTAAGCCTGATGAACCTGGAGGTGGAACTCATCGCCGGCGACGGCGACCGCGCCCAGGCGCAGGCAGCGCGTCTGGCGCCGCTTCTGGAGTCGCTGGCGGGAAACCCGGATCGCTCCCCTCTGGAGTGGGTGGTGGCGCAGCTGGAGCGGGGAGCCGATCCCTCGACGCTCGCCGGGGCAAGCGGGCAACTGGAGAGGCTGGTTCCCACGGAACAGCTCCCGTTCGCGCGCCTCGGCGCCTGGGCTCAAGGGGCGAGGCTTGCGGCGAAGACGGGAAACCGCGATTACCTCGCCGCCGGCGTCCCGCGCTATTTCGGAAACAAGGTCGCCGACCAGGGGGTTCCTGTACCTGCAGTCCTGGCACTGAAGGAGCTGGACCAGAGGCTCAAGCGGCCGGGAAACCTCGACCTGGAGCTGGTGGAAAAGGAGCTGCTCGTCCTGCTGCAGGCTTTTTAG
- a CDS encoding sigma-70 family RNA polymerase sigma factor yields the protein MQLFKPRSFFAERPPSEHPEGGAYARLITDNLGYIEKQCRRAVLQSMTGAGGDGFTAGSDDGLDLENQSDELLNEVLDRLREDDFKALREFKGKAKLTTYLTTIVANLVIDLVRQKKGRSRARERARELGEVAERLYELVYHRGCTLSQAHSHLEVDHGIREPLEALQGMLEKIRGRGARSQMLLASDPEEVWLVPGTRVAVDDEVEFVVPDPRKDAEAVLIETQRESGARQAVQDLLAGLDGEERFLLRLRFPTDGSTPMSFKEIGKLVGATENGVDARIRRILVRFRESLLRRGLTLKDLV from the coding sequence ATGCAACTGTTCAAGCCCCGTAGTTTCTTCGCAGAGCGACCCCCCTCAGAGCACCCTGAGGGGGGCGCCTACGCGCGGCTGATAACGGACAACCTTGGCTACATCGAGAAGCAGTGCCGCCGGGCTGTGCTGCAGTCGATGACCGGCGCCGGGGGGGACGGTTTCACGGCGGGAAGCGACGACGGGCTGGACCTGGAAAACCAGAGCGACGAGCTTCTGAACGAGGTGCTGGACCGGCTCAGGGAGGACGACTTCAAGGCCCTGCGCGAGTTCAAGGGGAAGGCAAAACTCACCACCTACCTCACCACCATCGTGGCGAACCTGGTGATAGACCTGGTGCGGCAAAAGAAAGGGCGCAGCCGGGCCCGAGAGCGCGCCAGGGAGCTGGGAGAGGTGGCGGAGCGTCTCTACGAACTCGTCTACCACAGGGGATGCACGCTTTCGCAGGCGCACAGCCACCTGGAGGTCGACCACGGCATAAGGGAGCCGCTCGAGGCACTTCAGGGGATGCTGGAGAAGATTCGGGGACGCGGCGCGAGGTCGCAGATGCTGCTCGCCTCCGACCCGGAGGAAGTATGGCTGGTGCCGGGAACCAGGGTGGCGGTCGACGATGAGGTCGAGTTCGTGGTGCCGGACCCGCGCAAGGACGCCGAGGCGGTATTGATCGAAACCCAGCGGGAGAGTGGTGCGCGGCAGGCGGTGCAGGATCTCCTGGCTGGGCTGGATGGCGAGGAGAGGTTTCTTTTGCGGCTTCGTTTCCCTACCGACGGCAGCACTCCCATGTCCTTCAAGGAGATAGGGAAACTGGTCGGGGCCACCGAGAACGGAGTCGATGCCCGGATCCGCAGGATCCTGGTCCGTTTTCGCGAATCGCTTCTGCGCCGGGGTCTCACCCTCAAGGACCTAGTCTGA